Below is a genomic region from Myxococcus fulvus.
ATGGGCCCGGCTATGGCGTGGAGGGTGCGTCGTGCGCCGTCATCCATGACCTGTGGAGCCAGTTCACCTGCGCGCTCACCACCACTCCGTGCCAGGGCGAGAAACCCATCGTGCTGGAGATGGGCGCGATGTTGCCGCACCCGTGGAGCCCGGACGTGCTGCCGCTGCAGTTGGTGACGGTGGGGCCGCTCGCGCTGGTGGCGGTGCCGTTCGAGGTGACGACGATGGCGGGGCGGCGGCTGCGGCGGACGGTGCTGGAGCGGCTCGGGCCTCGGGGAATCAAGGAGGTGGTCATCGTGGGGCTGGCCAACGACTACGCGGGCTATGTCGCCACGCGTGAGGAGTACGCGCGGCAGTCCTACGAGGGGGCGTCGACGCACTTCGGGCCGTGGACGCTCGCGGCGCTGCAGCAGGGGTTCGACTCGCTCGCGGTGGGGCTCGGTGAGGGGCACCCCGTACCCGCGGGGCCCCTGCCCACGGACCTGCGCTTCATCCAGGCGAGCCTCCGGCCCGGCGTGGTGTACGACGACAAGCTGCTCTGGGTGGCGTTCGGTGACGTCATCACGGACGCGAAGGCGTCGTACGCGCGAGGGGACCTGGTGAGCGTCACGTTCTGGGGCGCGCATCCGAAGAACGACTTGCGCCTGGAGGGGACGTATCTGCGCGTGCAGCGCAAGGGCTCCATCGGCGCGTGGGTGGACGTGGCGGATGATGGTGACTGGGAGACGCGCTACCGATGGGAGCGCGAGAGCTGTGTGCCCACGTTGGGGTGCTCGCACGTCACGGTGGAGTGGCACATCCCGCGCGACGCCGCGCCGGGGACGTACCGCATCCTGCATGAGGGCGAGTGGAAGTCCGGCTGGGATGCGCGCGTGCGCCCGTACTACGGCGCCTCGCGGGTGTTCACGGTGAAGTGAGGGCGTCCTCGGGGGCGTGGGGCCTGGAGAGCAGCTCGCGCAGTCGGGGATGCGGGGGTTGGAGCTGCACGCCGATGCCCGCCGTGGAGCCCCAGGTGCGGGCGTGCGCGGTGTCGACGTGACGCACCACCTCGCCCTCGCAGGTGAAGTCCTCGCCGTCCAGGCGCAGCGTCAATGACAGCCGCGTGAAGAGGGGAGGGAAGGGCTCCTCGCAGCCGAGGAAGAGGCCGCCCTTGCAGACCTCGACGCGGTGGGCCTGGAGGCCCTGTGGATGTTGGATGCGGACGTCACAGGGGGCGGGAGTCCGCGTGATGGGGTGATGCGGGCTTGTGCGCGAGGCGGCGTGACGACGCGCGGCGGGTGGGCACGGCAGTGCATCGGAGTGTTCCGACAGGCAGCGCTCGCAGTGCATGGTCACCTCGCTTCCGCGGGGGCGGAGGGTCGACACCTGTCTGTATATCGGGTGCGGGAGCCCGTGTGACGAGGCCGGCGGGGCACCACGGGCCTTCATGCCCTTGGGATGACGGCTAGCGCACAGAGAGGGGCTCGGGGCCTGGCCCGCATGGGCGGGTGGGCGTGTCGGCTGCGGGACGTCTGTCTCGCTCGCCTTCGACGGAGGCGGAGCGACTCGGGGCCCGACGGGTGATGACGTCAGGTCCTCTCCGGGGATGACCGCGACACGGGCTGTCGCTCCAGCAGTCGCTGGTAGGCGAGCACCAGGACGAGCGGGTGCAGGGTCACCGACGCCATGACCATCAGGGTGGCGACGATGTCGGCGGCGACGGAGAAGGGCGCCGGGAGGTGTTCCGTCGCGTCGGTGAGGAGCGAGCCCACGGTGTCCGTGACGGGCATGAGGACGAGCACTGGGAGCAGGGCGCCGAGA
It encodes:
- a CDS encoding PilZ domain-containing protein, with product MHCERCLSEHSDALPCPPAARRHAASRTSPHHPITRTPAPCDVRIQHPQGLQAHRVEVCKGGLFLGCEEPFPPLFTRLSLTLRLDGEDFTCEGEVVRHVDTAHARTWGSTAGIGVQLQPPHPRLRELLSRPHAPEDALTSP